The Electrophorus electricus isolate fEleEle1 chromosome 19, fEleEle1.pri, whole genome shotgun sequence genome has a segment encoding these proteins:
- the rbm14b gene encoding RNA-binding protein 14b isoform X1 translates to MDKGHTVKLFVGNLALDTTQEELSAIFESYGQVVSCSVLRQFAFVHLQGEGAAERAIRELNGREFKGRNLVVEESRGRPLHSTKVFVGNLSGMCTTEDLKELFQTFGKVLECDKVKGYAFVHMENKEDALQAIEALHGTSFKGRPLSVELSKVQPSKQTPTGKIPCVSCGKQGHYAGECPAGKPALEQYQSQAAVLAAAAAAAAGLPLQVQQSVHNSVYNTSTLDPTYAALTGLTAAGARAEGGTPVAPAVYGALASQVYGTVPNQLYGSTVASQALNTGATAAAAQVYGSVNPALYGQVTNGAVAAAAAAAYGPQVYAPAVANPVFLAAAPGMEVPAAAAAAAVNPGYTVAPAIYSASPAYSGLGAADPTAIFEAARAHYFAQGQQVLAEQQQSSGKSGERDRSPLRRSAPLLPDPVMKPFMYQRAKRRALLPTPAGREEAAAQDDDPVARYYAEYYQQYQQLAQYPQYPAVPYPAPNPLSAVPALPAIPAVPAPPVATLDALRPVLPAAPVPAAAAIAVATPRVYEPPPIPPSRKEPLLRRSDLALHPTETPFR, encoded by the exons ATGGACAAGGGCCACACGGTGAAGCTCTTTGTGGGTAACCTGGCCCTGGACACCACGCAGGAAGAACTGTCGGCTATCTTTGAGTCCTACGGCCAGGTGGTGAGCTGTAGCGTCCTCAGGCAGTTCGCATTTGTTCACCTGCAAGGAGAGGGCGCTGCAGAGCGCGCCATACGCGAGCTCAATGGACGAGAGTTCAAAGGTCGTAACCTGGTGGTCGAGGAGTCACGTGGACGCCCACTCCACTCCACCAAAGTATTTGTGGGTAATCTGAGTGGCATGTGTACCACAGAAGACCTAAAGGAGCTATTTCAGACCTTTGGAAAGGTCTTGGAGTGTGACAAAGTTAAAG GCTATGCATTTGTGCACATGGAGAACAAGGAGGATGCCCTGCAGGCTATTGAAGCGTTGCACGGCACCTCCTTCAAGGGACGGCCTCTCTCCGTGGAGCTGTCCAAGGTGCAGCCCAGCAAGCAGACTCCCACAGGGAAGATCCCGTGCGTGAGCTGTGGGAAGCAAGGTCACTATGCTGGGGAGTGTCCCGCGGGGAAGCCCGCGCTGGAGCAGTACCAGAGCCAGGCAGCCGTGCTCGCTGCTGCCGCTGCAGCAGCTGCGGGTCTTCCCTTGCAGGTACAGCAGAGCGTCCACAATTCGGTATACAACACCTCCACCTTAGATCCCACCTACGCGGCGCTGACCGGACTGACCGCCGCTGGAGCGCGGGCGGAGGGCGGTACGCCGGTGGCACCCGCCGTCTACGGAGCGCTCGCCAGCCAAGTTTATGGGACAGTCCCCAACCAGCTGTACGGAAGCACAGTGGCCAGTCAGGCACTCAACACGGGCGCGACGGCGGCAGCCGCACAGGTGTATGGCTCTGTTAACCCCGCCCTCTATGGCCAGGTGACCAATGGCGCCGTTGcggctgctgcagctgctgcctaCGGGCCACAGGTCTACGCTCCTGCTGTGGCGAACCCTGTGTTCTTAGCCGCAGCGCCCGGCATGGAGGTCCCCGCGGCAGCCGCCGCCGCTGCGGTTAACCCCGGCTATACGGTGGCCCCGGCCATCTACTCAGCCAGCCCGGCCTACAGCGGCCTGGGTGCGGCAGACCCCACAGCCATCTTCGAAGCGGCCAGGGCGCACTACTTTGCGCAAGGGCAGCAAGTGCTGGCggagcagcagcagagcagtgGGAAGTCTGGAGAGAGGGACCGCAGCCCACTCAGGAGGTCGGCGCCGCTGCTCCCTGACCCCGTGATGAAGCCCTTCATGTACCAGAGAGCCAAGCGCAGGGCGCTGCTGCCCACACCTGCAGGCCGGGAAGAGGCTGCCGCCCAGGACGATGATCCCGTCGCCAG GTACTATGCAGAGTACTACCAGCAGTACCAGCAGCTTGCCCAGTACCCCCAGTATCCAGCAGTCCCCTACCCGGCCCCTAACCCTCTCAGTGCGGTGCCCGCCCTCCCCGCAATCCCTGCTGTTCCTGCCCCCCCAGTGGCCACACTCGATGCCCTCAGGCCAGTGCTGCCCGCCGCCCCCGTGCCTGCCGCTGCCGCTATCGCCGTGGCAACGCCCCGCGTGTATGAGCCTCCGCCGATTCCGCCGTCACGCAAGGAGCCCCTCCTCCGCCGCTCCGACCTCGCCCTTCACC
- the rbm14b gene encoding RNA-binding protein 14b isoform X2, translating to MDKGHTVKLFVGNLALDTTQEELSAIFESYGQVVSCSVLRQFAFVHLQGEGAAERAIRELNGREFKGRNLVVEESRGRPLHSTKVFVGNLSGMCTTEDLKELFQTFGKVLECDKVKGYAFVHMENKEDALQAIEALHGTSFKGRPLSVELSKVQPSKQTPTGKIPCVSCGKQGHYAGECPAGKPALEQYQSQAAVLAAAAAAAAGLPLQVQQSVHNSVYNTSTLDPTYAALTGLTAAGARAEGGTPVAPAVYGALASQVYGTVPNQLYGSTVASQALNTGATAAAAQVYGSVNPALYGQVTNGAVAAAAAAAYGPQVYAPAVANPVFLAAAPGMEVPAAAAAAAVNPGYTVAPAIYSASPAYSGLGAADPTAIFEAARAHYFAQGQQVLAEQQQSSGKSGERDRSPLRRSAPLLPDPVMKPFMYQRAKRRALLPTPAGREEAAAQDDDPVARYYAEYYQQYQQLAQYPQYPAVPYPAPNPLSAVPALPAIPAVPAPPVATLDALRPVLPAAPVPAAAAIAVATPRVLK from the exons ATGGACAAGGGCCACACGGTGAAGCTCTTTGTGGGTAACCTGGCCCTGGACACCACGCAGGAAGAACTGTCGGCTATCTTTGAGTCCTACGGCCAGGTGGTGAGCTGTAGCGTCCTCAGGCAGTTCGCATTTGTTCACCTGCAAGGAGAGGGCGCTGCAGAGCGCGCCATACGCGAGCTCAATGGACGAGAGTTCAAAGGTCGTAACCTGGTGGTCGAGGAGTCACGTGGACGCCCACTCCACTCCACCAAAGTATTTGTGGGTAATCTGAGTGGCATGTGTACCACAGAAGACCTAAAGGAGCTATTTCAGACCTTTGGAAAGGTCTTGGAGTGTGACAAAGTTAAAG GCTATGCATTTGTGCACATGGAGAACAAGGAGGATGCCCTGCAGGCTATTGAAGCGTTGCACGGCACCTCCTTCAAGGGACGGCCTCTCTCCGTGGAGCTGTCCAAGGTGCAGCCCAGCAAGCAGACTCCCACAGGGAAGATCCCGTGCGTGAGCTGTGGGAAGCAAGGTCACTATGCTGGGGAGTGTCCCGCGGGGAAGCCCGCGCTGGAGCAGTACCAGAGCCAGGCAGCCGTGCTCGCTGCTGCCGCTGCAGCAGCTGCGGGTCTTCCCTTGCAGGTACAGCAGAGCGTCCACAATTCGGTATACAACACCTCCACCTTAGATCCCACCTACGCGGCGCTGACCGGACTGACCGCCGCTGGAGCGCGGGCGGAGGGCGGTACGCCGGTGGCACCCGCCGTCTACGGAGCGCTCGCCAGCCAAGTTTATGGGACAGTCCCCAACCAGCTGTACGGAAGCACAGTGGCCAGTCAGGCACTCAACACGGGCGCGACGGCGGCAGCCGCACAGGTGTATGGCTCTGTTAACCCCGCCCTCTATGGCCAGGTGACCAATGGCGCCGTTGcggctgctgcagctgctgcctaCGGGCCACAGGTCTACGCTCCTGCTGTGGCGAACCCTGTGTTCTTAGCCGCAGCGCCCGGCATGGAGGTCCCCGCGGCAGCCGCCGCCGCTGCGGTTAACCCCGGCTATACGGTGGCCCCGGCCATCTACTCAGCCAGCCCGGCCTACAGCGGCCTGGGTGCGGCAGACCCCACAGCCATCTTCGAAGCGGCCAGGGCGCACTACTTTGCGCAAGGGCAGCAAGTGCTGGCggagcagcagcagagcagtgGGAAGTCTGGAGAGAGGGACCGCAGCCCACTCAGGAGGTCGGCGCCGCTGCTCCCTGACCCCGTGATGAAGCCCTTCATGTACCAGAGAGCCAAGCGCAGGGCGCTGCTGCCCACACCTGCAGGCCGGGAAGAGGCTGCCGCCCAGGACGATGATCCCGTCGCCAG GTACTATGCAGAGTACTACCAGCAGTACCAGCAGCTTGCCCAGTACCCCCAGTATCCAGCAGTCCCCTACCCGGCCCCTAACCCTCTCAGTGCGGTGCCCGCCCTCCCCGCAATCCCTGCTGTTCCTGCCCCCCCAGTGGCCACACTCGATGCCCTCAGGCCAGTGCTGCCCGCCGCCCCCGTGCCTGCCGCTGCCGCTATCGCCGTGGCAACGCCCCGCGT
- the rbm14b gene encoding RNA-binding protein 14b isoform X3: MDKGHTVKLFVGNLALDTTQEELSAIFESYGQVVSCSVLRQFAFVHLQGEGAAERAIRELNGREFKGRNLVVEESRGRPLHSTKVFVGNLSGMCTTEDLKELFQTFGKVLECDKVKGYAFVHMENKEDALQAIEALHGTSFKGRPLSVELSKVQPSKQTPTGKIPCVSCGKQGHYAGECPAGKPALEQYQSQAAVLAAAAAAAAGLPLQVQQSVHNSVYNTSTLDPTYAALTGLTAAGARAEGGTPVAPAVYGALASQVYGTVPNQLYGSTVASQALNTGATAAAAQVYGSVNPALYGQVTNGAVAAAAAAAYGPQVYAPAVANPVFLAAAPGMEVPAAAAAAAVNPGYTVAPAIYSASPAYSGLGAADPTAIFEAARAHYFAQGQQVLAEQQQSSGKSGERDRSPLRRSAPLLPDPVMKPFMYQRAKRRALLPTPAGREEAAAQDDDPVARYYAEYYQQYQQLAQYPQYPAVPYPAPNPLSAVPALPAIPAVPAPPVATLDALRLK, translated from the exons ATGGACAAGGGCCACACGGTGAAGCTCTTTGTGGGTAACCTGGCCCTGGACACCACGCAGGAAGAACTGTCGGCTATCTTTGAGTCCTACGGCCAGGTGGTGAGCTGTAGCGTCCTCAGGCAGTTCGCATTTGTTCACCTGCAAGGAGAGGGCGCTGCAGAGCGCGCCATACGCGAGCTCAATGGACGAGAGTTCAAAGGTCGTAACCTGGTGGTCGAGGAGTCACGTGGACGCCCACTCCACTCCACCAAAGTATTTGTGGGTAATCTGAGTGGCATGTGTACCACAGAAGACCTAAAGGAGCTATTTCAGACCTTTGGAAAGGTCTTGGAGTGTGACAAAGTTAAAG GCTATGCATTTGTGCACATGGAGAACAAGGAGGATGCCCTGCAGGCTATTGAAGCGTTGCACGGCACCTCCTTCAAGGGACGGCCTCTCTCCGTGGAGCTGTCCAAGGTGCAGCCCAGCAAGCAGACTCCCACAGGGAAGATCCCGTGCGTGAGCTGTGGGAAGCAAGGTCACTATGCTGGGGAGTGTCCCGCGGGGAAGCCCGCGCTGGAGCAGTACCAGAGCCAGGCAGCCGTGCTCGCTGCTGCCGCTGCAGCAGCTGCGGGTCTTCCCTTGCAGGTACAGCAGAGCGTCCACAATTCGGTATACAACACCTCCACCTTAGATCCCACCTACGCGGCGCTGACCGGACTGACCGCCGCTGGAGCGCGGGCGGAGGGCGGTACGCCGGTGGCACCCGCCGTCTACGGAGCGCTCGCCAGCCAAGTTTATGGGACAGTCCCCAACCAGCTGTACGGAAGCACAGTGGCCAGTCAGGCACTCAACACGGGCGCGACGGCGGCAGCCGCACAGGTGTATGGCTCTGTTAACCCCGCCCTCTATGGCCAGGTGACCAATGGCGCCGTTGcggctgctgcagctgctgcctaCGGGCCACAGGTCTACGCTCCTGCTGTGGCGAACCCTGTGTTCTTAGCCGCAGCGCCCGGCATGGAGGTCCCCGCGGCAGCCGCCGCCGCTGCGGTTAACCCCGGCTATACGGTGGCCCCGGCCATCTACTCAGCCAGCCCGGCCTACAGCGGCCTGGGTGCGGCAGACCCCACAGCCATCTTCGAAGCGGCCAGGGCGCACTACTTTGCGCAAGGGCAGCAAGTGCTGGCggagcagcagcagagcagtgGGAAGTCTGGAGAGAGGGACCGCAGCCCACTCAGGAGGTCGGCGCCGCTGCTCCCTGACCCCGTGATGAAGCCCTTCATGTACCAGAGAGCCAAGCGCAGGGCGCTGCTGCCCACACCTGCAGGCCGGGAAGAGGCTGCCGCCCAGGACGATGATCCCGTCGCCAG GTACTATGCAGAGTACTACCAGCAGTACCAGCAGCTTGCCCAGTACCCCCAGTATCCAGCAGTCCCCTACCCGGCCCCTAACCCTCTCAGTGCGGTGCCCGCCCTCCCCGCAATCCCTGCTGTTCCTGCCCCCCCAGTGGCCACACTCGATGCCCTCAG
- the rbm14b gene encoding RNA-binding protein 14b isoform X4, with translation MDKGHTVKLFVGNLALDTTQEELSAIFESYGQVVSCSVLRQFAFVHLQGEGAAERAIRELNGREFKGRNLVVEESRGRPLHSTKVFVGNLSGMCTTEDLKELFQTFGKVLECDKVKGYAFVHMENKEDALQAIEALHGTSFKGRPLSVELSKVQPSKQTPTGKIPCVSCGKQGHYAGECPAGKPALEQYQSQAAVLAAAAAAAAGLPLQVQQSVHNSVYNTSTLDPTYAALTGLTAAGARAEGGTPVAPAVYGALASQVYGTVPNQLYGSTVASQALNTGATAAAAQVYGSVNPALYGQVTNGAVAAAAAAAYGPQVYAPAVANPVFLAAAPGMEVPAAAAAAAVNPGYTVAPAIYSASPAYSGLGAADPTAIFEAARAHYFAQGQQVLAEQQQSSGKSGERDRSPLRRSAPLLPDPVMKPFMYQRAKRRALLPTPAGREEAAAQDDDPVARWVL, from the exons ATGGACAAGGGCCACACGGTGAAGCTCTTTGTGGGTAACCTGGCCCTGGACACCACGCAGGAAGAACTGTCGGCTATCTTTGAGTCCTACGGCCAGGTGGTGAGCTGTAGCGTCCTCAGGCAGTTCGCATTTGTTCACCTGCAAGGAGAGGGCGCTGCAGAGCGCGCCATACGCGAGCTCAATGGACGAGAGTTCAAAGGTCGTAACCTGGTGGTCGAGGAGTCACGTGGACGCCCACTCCACTCCACCAAAGTATTTGTGGGTAATCTGAGTGGCATGTGTACCACAGAAGACCTAAAGGAGCTATTTCAGACCTTTGGAAAGGTCTTGGAGTGTGACAAAGTTAAAG GCTATGCATTTGTGCACATGGAGAACAAGGAGGATGCCCTGCAGGCTATTGAAGCGTTGCACGGCACCTCCTTCAAGGGACGGCCTCTCTCCGTGGAGCTGTCCAAGGTGCAGCCCAGCAAGCAGACTCCCACAGGGAAGATCCCGTGCGTGAGCTGTGGGAAGCAAGGTCACTATGCTGGGGAGTGTCCCGCGGGGAAGCCCGCGCTGGAGCAGTACCAGAGCCAGGCAGCCGTGCTCGCTGCTGCCGCTGCAGCAGCTGCGGGTCTTCCCTTGCAGGTACAGCAGAGCGTCCACAATTCGGTATACAACACCTCCACCTTAGATCCCACCTACGCGGCGCTGACCGGACTGACCGCCGCTGGAGCGCGGGCGGAGGGCGGTACGCCGGTGGCACCCGCCGTCTACGGAGCGCTCGCCAGCCAAGTTTATGGGACAGTCCCCAACCAGCTGTACGGAAGCACAGTGGCCAGTCAGGCACTCAACACGGGCGCGACGGCGGCAGCCGCACAGGTGTATGGCTCTGTTAACCCCGCCCTCTATGGCCAGGTGACCAATGGCGCCGTTGcggctgctgcagctgctgcctaCGGGCCACAGGTCTACGCTCCTGCTGTGGCGAACCCTGTGTTCTTAGCCGCAGCGCCCGGCATGGAGGTCCCCGCGGCAGCCGCCGCCGCTGCGGTTAACCCCGGCTATACGGTGGCCCCGGCCATCTACTCAGCCAGCCCGGCCTACAGCGGCCTGGGTGCGGCAGACCCCACAGCCATCTTCGAAGCGGCCAGGGCGCACTACTTTGCGCAAGGGCAGCAAGTGCTGGCggagcagcagcagagcagtgGGAAGTCTGGAGAGAGGGACCGCAGCCCACTCAGGAGGTCGGCGCCGCTGCTCCCTGACCCCGTGATGAAGCCCTTCATGTACCAGAGAGCCAAGCGCAGGGCGCTGCTGCCCACACCTGCAGGCCGGGAAGAGGCTGCCGCCCAGGACGATGATCCCGTCGCCAGGTGGGTCCTCTAG